A single window of Vigna unguiculata cultivar IT97K-499-35 chromosome 1, ASM411807v1, whole genome shotgun sequence DNA harbors:
- the LOC114186008 gene encoding uncharacterized protein LOC114186008 isoform X3, which produces MSIDSGFTASEKYERVGPDYFGYYSSEIANLLSQDDDAFPVSDKIPELPKSKYEEGRKKSLINQGDNSGPLYSNGVGAGLSDFTKDRLKSLLRQSVISLSSEVDEMVEPVFAAYHLQSRIKCKSDSLNCRVIASDDLVQGPSKRIKVSSSSSSARLLPQTSNVNPQRSTKISDDVQFLLENDSAEVAEMVKRHSSELSKTLGYMEEKLEFLLDTIMLKCRSMTLAEKQQLQSLIQKLPARNLVRVVELLRRNRPAEEQSCDEVIVDLETEDNASLWRLYYYVEAVDKAKSLSCSLVD; this is translated from the exons ATGTCAATTGATTCAGGTTTCACTGCAtctgaaaaatatgaaagagtAGGACCTGATTACTTTGGGTATTACTCTTCTGAAATTGCAAATCTATTGTCGCAAGACGACGATGCATTTCCTGTTTCTGACAAAATCCCCGAGTTACCTAAAAGTAAATATGAAGAGGGAAGAAAAAAGAGTTTAATCAATCAGGGTGATAATTCTGGTCCGTTATATAGTAATGGTGTTGGAGCTGGGCTTTCAGACTTTACAAAGGACAGATTAAAATCCCTTCTCAGACAGAGTGTCATTTCTCTTTCATCTGAAGTTGATGAG ATGGTAGAGCCTGTTTTTGCGGCATATCATTTGCAATCCAGGATAAAATGTAAATCAGACTCCTTGAATTGTAGAGTGATTGCATCTGATGATTTAGTGCAAGGTCCTAGTAAAAGGATAAAGGTGtcctcatcttcatcttcagcCAGGTTACTTCCACAAACTTCTAATGTCAATCCCCAACGTAGTACCAAG ATTAGTGATGATGTTCAATTCCTACTTGAGAATGATAGTGCGGAGGTTGCGGAGATGGTGAAGAGACATTCCAGTGAACTCTCTAAAACA CTAGGGTATATGGAAGAAAAACTTGAGTTCCTTCTGGATACTATAATGCTCAAGTGCAG GTCCATGACCCTTGCTGAGAAACAACAGCTACAGAGTTTAATTCAGAAGCTACCAGCAAGAAATCTTGTTCGTGTAGTGGAGTTACTTCGTCGAAATAGGCCAGCAGAAGAACAAAGTTGTGACGAAGTAATTGTTGATCTCGAAACAGAG GATAATGCTTCACTGTGGAGACTGTATTACTATGTTGAAGCTGTTGACAAAGCCAAAAGTCTTTCTTGTAGCCTAGTCGACTAG
- the LOC114186008 gene encoding uncharacterized protein LOC114186008 isoform X1: MTFIGLSFQALNIQWWTVAVLHFSAMSIDSGFTASEKYERVGPDYFGYYSSEIANLLSQDDDAFPVSDKIPELPKSKYEEGRKKSLINQGDNSGPLYSNGVGAGLSDFTKDRLKSLLRQSVISLSSEVDEMVEPVFAAYHLQSRIKCKSDSLNCRVIASDDLVQGPSKRIKVSSSSSSARLLPQTSNVNPQRSTKISDDVQFLLENDSAEVAEMVKRHSSELSKTLGYMEEKLEFLLDTIMLKCRSMTLAEKQQLQSLIQKLPARNLVRVVELLRRNRPAEEQSCDEVIVDLETEDNASLWRLYYYVEAVDKAKSLSCSLVD; the protein is encoded by the exons ATGACTTTTATTGGTCTTTCGTTTCAAGCACTTAATATTCAATGG TGGACAGTTGCTGTGCTTCACTTTTCTGCCATGTCAATTGATTCAGGTTTCACTGCAtctgaaaaatatgaaagagtAGGACCTGATTACTTTGGGTATTACTCTTCTGAAATTGCAAATCTATTGTCGCAAGACGACGATGCATTTCCTGTTTCTGACAAAATCCCCGAGTTACCTAAAAGTAAATATGAAGAGGGAAGAAAAAAGAGTTTAATCAATCAGGGTGATAATTCTGGTCCGTTATATAGTAATGGTGTTGGAGCTGGGCTTTCAGACTTTACAAAGGACAGATTAAAATCCCTTCTCAGACAGAGTGTCATTTCTCTTTCATCTGAAGTTGATGAG ATGGTAGAGCCTGTTTTTGCGGCATATCATTTGCAATCCAGGATAAAATGTAAATCAGACTCCTTGAATTGTAGAGTGATTGCATCTGATGATTTAGTGCAAGGTCCTAGTAAAAGGATAAAGGTGtcctcatcttcatcttcagcCAGGTTACTTCCACAAACTTCTAATGTCAATCCCCAACGTAGTACCAAG ATTAGTGATGATGTTCAATTCCTACTTGAGAATGATAGTGCGGAGGTTGCGGAGATGGTGAAGAGACATTCCAGTGAACTCTCTAAAACA CTAGGGTATATGGAAGAAAAACTTGAGTTCCTTCTGGATACTATAATGCTCAAGTGCAG GTCCATGACCCTTGCTGAGAAACAACAGCTACAGAGTTTAATTCAGAAGCTACCAGCAAGAAATCTTGTTCGTGTAGTGGAGTTACTTCGTCGAAATAGGCCAGCAGAAGAACAAAGTTGTGACGAAGTAATTGTTGATCTCGAAACAGAG GATAATGCTTCACTGTGGAGACTGTATTACTATGTTGAAGCTGTTGACAAAGCCAAAAGTCTTTCTTGTAGCCTAGTCGACTAG
- the LOC114186008 gene encoding uncharacterized protein LOC114186008 isoform X2, whose product MGKGGTRSETKNKGGEEPSLQTRELIKGFTASEKYERVGPDYFGYYSSEIANLLSQDDDAFPVSDKIPELPKSKYEEGRKKSLINQGDNSGPLYSNGVGAGLSDFTKDRLKSLLRQSVISLSSEVDEMVEPVFAAYHLQSRIKCKSDSLNCRVIASDDLVQGPSKRIKVSSSSSSARLLPQTSNVNPQRSTKISDDVQFLLENDSAEVAEMVKRHSSELSKTLGYMEEKLEFLLDTIMLKCRSMTLAEKQQLQSLIQKLPARNLVRVVELLRRNRPAEEQSCDEVIVDLETEDNASLWRLYYYVEAVDKAKSLSCSLVD is encoded by the exons ATGGGAAAAGGGGGCACACGCAGCGAAACAAAGAACAAGGGAGGGGAGGAGCCTAGTCTACAAACGAGAGAACTCATAAAAG GTTTCACTGCAtctgaaaaatatgaaagagtAGGACCTGATTACTTTGGGTATTACTCTTCTGAAATTGCAAATCTATTGTCGCAAGACGACGATGCATTTCCTGTTTCTGACAAAATCCCCGAGTTACCTAAAAGTAAATATGAAGAGGGAAGAAAAAAGAGTTTAATCAATCAGGGTGATAATTCTGGTCCGTTATATAGTAATGGTGTTGGAGCTGGGCTTTCAGACTTTACAAAGGACAGATTAAAATCCCTTCTCAGACAGAGTGTCATTTCTCTTTCATCTGAAGTTGATGAG ATGGTAGAGCCTGTTTTTGCGGCATATCATTTGCAATCCAGGATAAAATGTAAATCAGACTCCTTGAATTGTAGAGTGATTGCATCTGATGATTTAGTGCAAGGTCCTAGTAAAAGGATAAAGGTGtcctcatcttcatcttcagcCAGGTTACTTCCACAAACTTCTAATGTCAATCCCCAACGTAGTACCAAG ATTAGTGATGATGTTCAATTCCTACTTGAGAATGATAGTGCGGAGGTTGCGGAGATGGTGAAGAGACATTCCAGTGAACTCTCTAAAACA CTAGGGTATATGGAAGAAAAACTTGAGTTCCTTCTGGATACTATAATGCTCAAGTGCAG GTCCATGACCCTTGCTGAGAAACAACAGCTACAGAGTTTAATTCAGAAGCTACCAGCAAGAAATCTTGTTCGTGTAGTGGAGTTACTTCGTCGAAATAGGCCAGCAGAAGAACAAAGTTGTGACGAAGTAATTGTTGATCTCGAAACAGAG GATAATGCTTCACTGTGGAGACTGTATTACTATGTTGAAGCTGTTGACAAAGCCAAAAGTCTTTCTTGTAGCCTAGTCGACTAG